The region GGCGCATCAAATTGGTACACCTTTGTCTTCTTTGATTGGCTGGCTAGAATTGTTAAAAATGGAAGCTATTGACCCAACTACCATTGAAGAAATTGAAAAAGATATTACTCGTTTGCAAACGATTACTGATCGATTTTCTAAAATTGGTTCTGAACCTTTATTGGAGGTTAAAGATATAGTTGATGAAACAAAAAGGTCCTTTGAATATCTTCAATCTAGAAGTTCAAAACAGGTTAAATTTGATTTTAAAGCTCCTGAAAAAAATATTTTGGTGAACATTAATCCTACTTTACATAGTTGGACTATTGAAAATTTAGTTAAAAATGCCATCGATGCTATGAAAGGAAAAGGAGAATTGTCTATTGAAATTGTAGAAGGAGAAAAACTTGTTTATATTACCATAATTGATACAGGTAGTGGAATTCCAAAAAATAAATTTAAAAAGATTTTTGAACCAGGTTATACTTCGAAAAAAAGAGGATGGGGATTAGGACTTTCTTTAACTAAACGAATTGTAAATGATTATCACAAAGGAAAAATAAGAGTAGTACATTCGGAAATTGGAAAAGGAACTACTATGCAAATGAGTTTCAAGAAAGCAACTGTATAAAAAAAGCCATAATTTAAATTATGGCTTTTTTAATTATAAATTTGAAGCTATTTCATTAGCTAAAGCAGAAAATTCTTCTGGCGATAAAGTCGTTTTTCGCTGAAAACGCATATCGTCCATGTCTTGAAGTGGAATTAAATGTACGTGTACGTGTGGGACTTCAAGTCCAACAACGGCAACTCCAATTCTTTTACAAGGAACCGTCTTTTCTAAAGCAATGGCAACTTTTCTTGAAAAGGCCATTAAACCTAGATAAAGCGCTTCTTCCATGTCGAAAATTTTATTAATTTCTTGCTTTGGTACACATAAAGCATGACCTTTCGCATTTGGATTTAC is a window of Flavobacterium indicum GPTSA100-9 = DSM 17447 DNA encoding:
- a CDS encoding sensor histidine kinase — protein: MQFSDKRNLTRWVIIISSFLIASLILWNTYIFFQIFKDEERNKMELWATAQKSIMNANENTDIDLPLFILSNNQSIPLILTDKNGAILNQANIEENIVKDSLKLKEFLLKIKNQNAPIRVQLSDKEYQLLYYGDSPMLNQLKYYPVALLLVAFLFGGVVYNFYRATKMATQNKLWAGMAKETAHQIGTPLSSLIGWLELLKMEAIDPTTIEEIEKDITRLQTITDRFSKIGSEPLLEVKDIVDETKRSFEYLQSRSSKQVKFDFKAPEKNILVNINPTLHSWTIENLVKNAIDAMKGKGELSIEIVEGEKLVYITIIDTGSGIPKNKFKKIFEPGYTSKKRGWGLGLSLTKRIVNDYHKGKIRVVHSEIGKGTTMQMSFKKATV
- a CDS encoding HIT family protein, coding for MSSIFTKIINGEIPCYKITETEDFIAFLDVNPNAKGHALCVPKQEINKIFDMEEALYLGLMAFSRKVAIALEKTVPCKRIGVAVVGLEVPHVHVHLIPLQDMDDMRFQRKTTLSPEEFSALANEIASNL